One part of the Streptomyces nigra genome encodes these proteins:
- a CDS encoding dienelactone hydrolase family protein, producing MHHPHSTTRPQAPASARRRTGRLAGAAAALAALVGLGTLGGPGAHAADNPYERGPAPTTSSIEATRGPYSVSQTSVSSLAVTGFGGGTIYYPTSTSDGTFGAVAVSPGFTAYESSIAWLGPRLASQGFVVFTIDTLTTVDQPDSRGRQLLAALDYLTERSSVRGRVDASRLGVMGHSMGGGGSLEAAKTRPSLQAAIPLTPWNTDKSWPELTTPTLIFGADGDTIAPVATHAEPFYNGLSSRLDRAYLELNGATHFTPNTSNTTIAKYSISWLKRFIDNDTRYEQFLCPLPQPSLTIEEYRGNCPHTS from the coding sequence GTGCACCACCCCCACAGCACCACACGTCCGCAGGCCCCCGCGTCCGCGCGGCGCCGGACCGGTCGCCTGGCCGGCGCCGCCGCGGCCCTCGCCGCGCTCGTCGGACTCGGCACCCTCGGCGGGCCGGGTGCCCACGCCGCCGACAACCCCTACGAGCGCGGACCGGCCCCCACCACGTCCAGCATCGAGGCGACGCGCGGCCCGTACTCCGTGTCGCAGACGTCCGTCTCCTCGCTCGCGGTCACCGGATTCGGCGGCGGCACCATCTACTACCCGACCTCGACCAGCGACGGCACCTTCGGCGCCGTGGCCGTGTCGCCCGGCTTCACCGCCTACGAGTCGTCGATCGCCTGGCTCGGACCGCGGCTCGCCTCACAGGGCTTCGTGGTGTTCACCATCGACACCCTCACCACGGTCGACCAGCCCGACTCGCGGGGCCGACAGCTGCTGGCCGCGCTGGACTACCTGACCGAGCGCAGTTCGGTGCGCGGACGGGTCGACGCGAGCCGCCTCGGCGTCATGGGGCACTCCATGGGCGGCGGCGGCAGCCTGGAGGCCGCCAAGACCCGTCCCTCGCTCCAGGCGGCGATCCCGCTGACCCCGTGGAACACCGACAAGAGCTGGCCCGAGCTCACCACGCCGACCCTGATCTTCGGCGCCGACGGCGACACCATCGCCCCGGTCGCCACGCACGCCGAGCCGTTCTACAACGGCCTGTCCTCGCGCCTCGACCGGGCGTACCTGGAGCTGAACGGGGCGACCCACTTCACGCCCAACACGTCGAACACGACGATCGCGAAGTACAGCATCTCCTGGCTCAAGCGGTTCATCGACAACGACACCCGCTACGAGCAGTTCCTGTGCCCGCTGCCGCAACCGAGCCTGACCATCGAGGAGTACCGGGGCAACTGCCCCCACACCTCCTGA
- a CDS encoding helix-turn-helix domain-containing protein produces MHPAVRTRATIRTGPVPVPRQRTPRLRSLIDADALRVLHRAARVLLDDLPELTDRLLAALGEQEPAYRAALAHDHGATWEEAHRSLRHSVTSLLDPRGTRDAAHRCTWRIGVNRAEQGLPLDALLHAFRLGGSLVWQRLVEETSRSAPEDVRLLVHVATDVWDFVDEHCGIVAEAYRHTERQLAWRRENRVRLLAAALLDGASRIADLPETAEGLRLPEQGRYVVVAVAGGRPQLPTGVRATAVPPDASVYWHSGGDVDHGIVLVGDEGDADEGRDPVEALGLSADGVHGRRIGVGGAVTGLAAVGDARRLADLALGICPPDGGTIRLTEHLPEALVVSCPELGATLTEQVLGPLLRLDPADRDVMLDTLTAWFDCDGSAQRAGERLYCHRNTVLNRLRRCEQLTGRSLARPADVVEISLALTARRLLRG; encoded by the coding sequence ATGCATCCTGCCGTACGCACACGCGCCACGATCCGCACCGGGCCGGTGCCCGTTCCGCGGCAGCGCACACCGCGCCTGCGGTCGCTGATCGACGCCGACGCGCTGCGCGTCCTGCACCGGGCGGCCCGTGTCCTGCTCGACGACCTCCCGGAACTCACCGACCGGCTGCTGGCCGCCCTCGGCGAGCAGGAACCCGCGTACCGCGCCGCGCTGGCCCACGACCACGGCGCCACCTGGGAGGAGGCCCACCGCTCGCTGCGGCACAGCGTGACCTCCCTGCTCGACCCGCGCGGCACCCGCGACGCCGCGCACCGCTGCACCTGGCGGATCGGCGTCAACCGGGCCGAGCAGGGGCTGCCCCTGGACGCCCTGCTGCACGCGTTCCGGCTGGGCGGCTCCCTGGTCTGGCAGCGGCTGGTCGAGGAGACCTCCCGCTCCGCGCCCGAGGACGTCCGGCTCCTGGTGCACGTCGCCACCGACGTCTGGGACTTCGTGGACGAGCACTGCGGCATCGTCGCCGAGGCGTACCGGCACACCGAGCGGCAGCTCGCCTGGCGGCGCGAGAACCGGGTGCGGCTCCTCGCGGCCGCCCTCCTGGACGGCGCCAGCCGGATCGCCGACCTGCCGGAGACCGCCGAGGGGCTGCGCCTGCCGGAACAGGGCCGCTATGTCGTCGTCGCGGTCGCGGGCGGCCGGCCCCAGCTGCCGACGGGCGTCCGCGCCACCGCCGTACCACCCGATGCGAGCGTGTACTGGCACTCAGGAGGGGATGTGGACCACGGCATCGTCCTGGTCGGCGACGAGGGGGACGCGGACGAGGGCCGCGACCCCGTCGAGGCGCTGGGCCTGTCCGCCGACGGCGTGCACGGCCGGCGGATCGGCGTCGGCGGCGCGGTGACCGGCCTGGCCGCGGTGGGCGACGCCCGCCGGCTGGCCGATCTGGCGCTCGGCATCTGCCCGCCCGACGGCGGCACGATCCGGCTCACCGAGCACCTCCCCGAGGCCCTCGTGGTCTCCTGCCCGGAGCTGGGCGCCACCCTCACCGAGCAGGTGCTCGGCCCGCTGCTGCGCCTCGACCCGGCCGACCGGGACGTCATGCTGGACACGCTGACCGCCTGGTTCGACTGCGACGGCTCCGCCCAGCGCGCCGGGGAACGGCTGTACTGCCACCGCAACACCGTCCTGAACCGGCTGCGCCGCTGCGAGCAGCTCACCGGCCGCTCCCTGGCCCGCCCGGCCGATGTCGTCGAGATCAGCCTCGCCCTGACGGCCCGGCGCCTGCTGCGCGGCTGA
- a CDS encoding PH domain-containing protein, with protein sequence MADRERRRGLLAPVPRTWPHAAVRTRVNAAALRVANLGVRHAVRRLPEVLDEGETIEMLATGTYGRGTGVLALTDRRLVFYGHGVLTRTVEDVPYDRISSVQWTSGLLTGTLAVVSAGGRTEIRQVPRDQGTALADLLGRRLAAPPVSARHITARLGALDDLRASGTITEQEYRDRRAEILRSL encoded by the coding sequence ATGGCTGACAGGGAACGCCGGCGCGGGCTCCTCGCGCCCGTGCCCCGGACCTGGCCGCACGCGGCCGTGCGCACCCGGGTCAACGCGGCGGCCCTCCGCGTCGCGAACCTCGGCGTGCGGCACGCGGTACGGCGCCTTCCCGAGGTCCTGGACGAGGGCGAGACCATCGAGATGCTCGCCACGGGCACGTACGGTCGCGGCACCGGCGTCCTCGCCCTGACCGACCGGCGCCTGGTCTTCTACGGCCACGGCGTGCTCACGCGCACGGTCGAGGACGTCCCGTACGACCGGATCAGCTCGGTCCAGTGGACCAGCGGCCTGCTGACGGGCACGCTCGCCGTCGTCTCGGCGGGCGGCAGGACCGAGATCCGCCAGGTGCCCCGCGACCAGGGCACGGCCCTCGCGGATCTGCTGGGCCGACGCCTCGCCGCGCCGCCGGTGTCCGCCCGACACATCACCGCCCGCCTGGGCGCGCTGGACGACTTGCGCGCGTCCGGGACGATCACCGAGCAGGAGTACCGGGACCGCAGGGCGGAGATCCTGAGGAGCCTGTAG
- a CDS encoding ABC transporter ATP-binding protein — MPEAPPDAEPALRVEALDVTYGRAVSALRSVSLTVPHGSVVALLGANGAGKTTLLRAVSGTLRLHRGAVTAGRIHYGTTELDGRDPVAAVRAGVVQVPEGRRVFAGLTVDENLRTGGLGLGRRRPAQVDEARDRVFALFPRLAERTRQAAGLLSGGEQQMLAIGRALMAAPRLLLLDEPSLGLAPQMVYRIAEVVREINAQGTAVLLVEQNAGMALSLADTAHVLEVGEVRLSGPADELARTDAVRRLYLGETPEPAKTTGGATAPGTNDTEGQGAA, encoded by the coding sequence ATGCCCGAAGCACCACCGGACGCGGAGCCCGCCCTGCGCGTCGAAGCGCTCGACGTGACCTACGGCCGGGCCGTGTCCGCCCTTCGCTCCGTGTCCCTGACCGTCCCGCACGGCTCGGTCGTCGCCCTGCTCGGCGCCAACGGCGCGGGCAAGACGACCCTGCTGCGCGCGGTGTCCGGCACCCTGCGCCTGCACCGGGGCGCCGTCACGGCGGGCCGCATCCACTACGGGACCACGGAACTCGACGGACGCGACCCGGTCGCCGCCGTACGCGCCGGAGTCGTCCAGGTCCCCGAGGGCCGCCGCGTCTTCGCCGGACTGACCGTCGACGAGAACCTGCGCACCGGCGGCCTCGGCCTGGGCCGGCGGCGCCCCGCGCAGGTCGACGAGGCCCGCGACCGGGTCTTCGCCCTCTTCCCGCGGCTGGCCGAACGCACCCGGCAGGCCGCGGGACTGCTCTCCGGCGGCGAGCAGCAGATGCTCGCCATCGGCCGCGCCCTGATGGCCGCCCCGCGGCTGCTCCTGCTGGACGAGCCCTCCCTGGGCCTCGCCCCGCAGATGGTGTACCGGATCGCCGAGGTCGTCCGCGAGATCAACGCCCAGGGCACCGCCGTCCTGCTGGTCGAGCAGAACGCGGGCATGGCGCTGTCCCTCGCCGACACCGCCCATGTCCTGGAGGTCGGCGAGGTCCGCCTGTCCGGGCCCGCCGACGAACTGGCCCGCACCGACGCCGTACGCCGGCTGTACCTGGGCGAGACACCGGAGCCCGCGAAGACGACCGGGGGCGCCACCGCCCCCGGCACGAACGACACCGAGGGGCAGGGAGCCGCGTGA
- a CDS encoding ABC transporter ATP-binding protein, which produces MTVRTTAPPELAVTDVTVRFAGLTALDAVSFTVAPGSVHALIGPNGAGKSTCFNVLSGLCRPASGTVRLGDADLTRLAPHRIAALGMARTFQNIVTTQGTVADNLMLGRHALSRAGFAASALRLPHARREQRDHLARARVIAELTGLDGHFDSPVALLPYGDRKRVEFARALCLEPSVLLLDEPVAGMNAAERARAVEVVHTVRAELGLSVVLVEHDMGLVMRLADEVTVLDFGRVIAHGTPDEVRGDPEVLRAYLGTGADEEDAA; this is translated from the coding sequence GTGACCGTCCGCACCACCGCACCACCCGAACTGGCCGTGACGGACGTGACCGTCCGATTCGCCGGTCTCACCGCCCTGGACGCGGTGTCCTTCACCGTCGCCCCCGGCAGCGTCCACGCGCTCATCGGCCCCAACGGGGCGGGCAAGTCCACCTGTTTCAACGTCCTGTCGGGACTGTGCCGCCCCGCGTCCGGCACCGTGCGACTCGGCGACGCCGACCTGACCCGGCTCGCCCCGCACCGCATCGCCGCCCTCGGCATGGCCCGCACCTTCCAGAACATCGTCACCACCCAGGGCACCGTCGCCGACAACCTCATGCTCGGCCGGCACGCCCTGTCCCGGGCCGGCTTCGCGGCCAGCGCGCTGCGCCTGCCGCACGCCCGCCGCGAACAGCGCGACCACCTCGCGCGGGCCCGCGTGATCGCCGAACTCACCGGTCTCGACGGGCACTTCGACAGCCCCGTCGCCCTGCTCCCCTACGGCGACCGCAAGCGCGTGGAGTTCGCCCGCGCCCTGTGCCTGGAGCCCAGCGTCCTGCTGCTGGACGAGCCGGTCGCCGGCATGAACGCGGCCGAACGCGCCCGCGCCGTCGAGGTGGTGCACACCGTGCGCGCCGAACTCGGCCTCTCCGTGGTGCTGGTGGAACACGACATGGGCCTGGTGATGCGGCTCGCCGACGAGGTCACCGTCCTCGACTTCGGCCGGGTCATCGCCCACGGCACCCCCGACGAGGTCCGCGGCGACCCCGAGGTGCTGCGCGCCTACCTCGGCACCGGCGCCGACGAGGAGGACGCCGCGTGA
- a CDS encoding branched-chain amino acid ABC transporter permease, which translates to MTTFLDTLFNGLALGAVYALVALGFVIIFKASGVMNFAHGSLLLLGGYLTAVLHDDLGFAGALAVSVLVTAAVAGAMDRFLLQAGGGADPHAAHVQTIVTIGVDIVILTDLSRRIGGDLLALGDPWGDDVSALGPVTVADSRIAAIVVSALVIAGVFALFRYTSWGLSLRAAAEDVEAASLMGVRLVRVRMLAWCLAGALAALAAVFLAAFPAPGLERTTGQIALKAFPAAILGGMASPPGALAGSLLIGLTEALVAGYQSELHVLGEGFGDVAPYAVMVLVLLVRPTGLFGGKAAVRV; encoded by the coding sequence GTGACCACCTTCCTGGACACCCTGTTCAACGGCCTCGCCCTGGGCGCCGTCTACGCCCTCGTCGCCCTCGGCTTCGTCATCATCTTCAAGGCGTCCGGCGTCATGAACTTCGCGCACGGCTCGCTGCTGCTGCTCGGCGGCTACCTCACCGCCGTGCTCCACGACGACCTCGGCTTCGCCGGGGCCCTCGCCGTCTCGGTCCTGGTGACCGCCGCCGTGGCCGGCGCCATGGACCGCTTCCTGCTCCAGGCCGGCGGGGGAGCGGACCCGCACGCCGCCCACGTGCAGACCATCGTCACCATCGGCGTCGACATCGTCATCCTCACCGACCTGTCCCGGCGCATCGGCGGCGACCTCCTCGCCCTCGGCGACCCCTGGGGCGACGACGTCAGCGCGCTCGGGCCGGTCACCGTGGCCGACAGCAGGATCGCAGCCATCGTCGTCTCCGCCCTCGTCATCGCCGGGGTCTTCGCCCTGTTCCGGTACACCTCCTGGGGCCTGTCGCTGCGCGCCGCCGCCGAGGACGTCGAGGCCGCCTCCCTCATGGGGGTGCGGCTGGTGCGGGTCCGGATGCTCGCCTGGTGCCTGGCAGGCGCGCTCGCGGCCCTCGCGGCCGTCTTCCTCGCCGCGTTCCCCGCCCCCGGCCTGGAACGGACCACCGGGCAGATCGCCCTGAAAGCCTTCCCCGCCGCGATCCTCGGCGGCATGGCGTCCCCGCCCGGCGCCCTCGCCGGCAGTCTGCTGATCGGCCTGACCGAGGCGCTCGTCGCCGGCTACCAGTCCGAACTGCACGTCCTCGGCGAGGGGTTCGGCGACGTCGCCCCCTACGCGGTGATGGTGCTCGTGCTGCTGGTGCGGCCCACCGGGCTGTTCGGCGGAAAGGCGGCCGTCCGTGTCTGA
- a CDS encoding branched-chain amino acid ABC transporter permease yields MRLGRTLAVVAVLCALPFYLDAFWLRIGLFSMAAAVGAVGLGLLSGTAGQLSLGHAFFLAVGAYGYVWLAGEPGPGLPTSVAAVLAVLLAGAAGGLFSPVAGRVRGVYLGVATLALVFLGHHVLLTADSVTGGFNGRSVPPLELGGFSFSADSELTLLGVPFGAEERLWYLGLALFALTWFTARGLLRGRPGRALVALRDSETAASVMGVDVSRYRSAAFVVSSMYAGLAGVLLALSFRRVVPDYFGLVLSVDYLAMIVIGGLGSVAGATAGAVFVTALPLLMTRYADQLPLVAAPGTSDGTVGPTEAARYLYGAAIVLILLFAPDGLHGLARRLRARLRRPRAAPPPAGAPEPSPSPASAVRAKEPTP; encoded by the coding sequence CTGCGCCTCGGCCGGACCCTCGCGGTCGTCGCCGTCCTGTGCGCCCTGCCGTTCTACCTGGACGCGTTCTGGCTGCGCATCGGTCTGTTCTCGATGGCCGCCGCGGTCGGCGCGGTCGGCCTCGGCCTGCTCTCCGGCACCGCCGGCCAACTCTCCCTCGGCCACGCCTTCTTCCTGGCCGTCGGCGCCTACGGCTACGTCTGGCTGGCCGGTGAGCCCGGCCCGGGGCTCCCGACCTCCGTGGCCGCCGTGCTGGCGGTCCTGCTCGCCGGGGCGGCGGGCGGGTTGTTCAGCCCCGTCGCCGGCCGGGTGCGCGGCGTCTACCTGGGCGTCGCCACGCTGGCGCTGGTCTTCCTCGGCCACCACGTCCTGCTCACCGCGGACTCCGTCACCGGCGGCTTCAACGGCCGCTCGGTGCCCCCGCTGGAACTCGGCGGCTTCTCCTTCTCCGCCGACTCCGAACTGACCCTGCTGGGCGTGCCGTTCGGGGCCGAGGAACGGCTGTGGTACCTGGGGCTCGCCCTGTTCGCGCTCACCTGGTTCACCGCCCGGGGACTGCTGCGCGGCCGCCCCGGACGCGCCCTGGTGGCGCTGCGCGACAGCGAGACCGCCGCCTCGGTCATGGGCGTCGACGTGTCCCGGTACCGCTCCGCCGCCTTCGTCGTGTCGTCGATGTACGCGGGCCTCGCCGGGGTGCTGCTCGCCCTGTCCTTCCGCCGCGTGGTCCCGGACTACTTCGGCCTCGTCCTGTCCGTCGACTACCTCGCCATGATCGTCATCGGCGGCCTCGGCTCGGTGGCGGGCGCCACCGCGGGAGCCGTCTTCGTCACGGCGCTGCCCCTGCTGATGACCCGTTACGCCGACCAGTTGCCGCTGGTCGCCGCCCCGGGCACCTCCGACGGCACGGTCGGCCCCACCGAGGCCGCCCGCTATCTCTACGGCGCCGCGATCGTGCTGATCCTGCTGTTCGCCCCCGACGGACTGCACGGCCTGGCCCGCCGGCTGCGCGCCCGGCTGCGCCGTCCCCGCGCCGCGCCCCCGCCCGCGGGCGCCCCCGAACCGTCCCCGTCCCCCGCGTCCGCCGTACGAGCCAAGGAGCCGACCCCGTGA
- a CDS encoding ABC transporter substrate-binding protein, with translation MKPPHRAVPRTRTLLAAGLAALLLAGTGCSSKADSAKSGGEGAGGIKTGPGVTDKTIRLGALTDLTGPYATLGKSIVQAQQMWADEVNADGGICDRRVEIVVKDHGYDVQKAVTAYADLSSDVVALPQVIGSPVMAALLDDIERDKVLTFPQAWAASLLDKESVQVLGTTYDVDMIAAVDYLTRTKKVAKGDTIGHVYFEGDYGANALEGSQWAAKKAGLKVAGQKIKATDTDLSAQVSALRKEGVKAILISAGPAQTASLVGVAASRGLKVPVVSSAPGYAPQLMKTPAAPALAALLHVVSAAPAVSSELPGVRDMVAAYQKKYRGSLLDAGVLSGYNAARIMGDDLKKACEKGSLAREDVVAAHRAQSAVDVGLGTAQNFSDKARPASTETYVLKPDAKAVGAVVNEEDAHTAPGVKEYLESRG, from the coding sequence GTGAAGCCCCCGCACCGCGCCGTCCCACGGACCAGGACGCTCCTGGCCGCGGGCCTCGCCGCCCTGCTGCTCGCCGGCACCGGATGCAGCTCCAAGGCCGACTCCGCCAAGAGCGGCGGTGAGGGCGCCGGCGGCATCAAGACCGGGCCCGGCGTCACCGACAAGACCATCCGGCTCGGCGCCCTCACCGACCTCACCGGGCCCTACGCCACCCTCGGCAAGAGCATCGTGCAGGCCCAGCAGATGTGGGCCGACGAGGTCAACGCCGACGGCGGCATCTGCGACCGGCGGGTGGAGATCGTCGTCAAGGACCACGGCTACGACGTCCAGAAGGCCGTCACCGCCTACGCCGACCTCTCCTCCGACGTGGTCGCCCTGCCCCAGGTCATCGGCTCACCCGTGATGGCCGCCTTGCTCGACGACATCGAACGCGACAAGGTGCTGACCTTCCCGCAGGCCTGGGCCGCCTCCCTGCTCGACAAGGAGTCCGTGCAGGTCCTCGGCACCACCTACGACGTCGACATGATCGCCGCCGTCGACTACCTCACCCGTACGAAGAAGGTGGCGAAGGGCGACACGATCGGACACGTCTACTTCGAGGGCGACTACGGCGCCAACGCGCTCGAGGGCTCCCAGTGGGCCGCGAAGAAGGCGGGCCTCAAGGTCGCCGGACAGAAGATCAAGGCGACCGACACCGATCTGTCCGCCCAGGTCTCGGCGCTGCGCAAGGAAGGCGTCAAGGCGATCCTGATCAGCGCCGGGCCCGCCCAGACCGCCTCGCTCGTCGGTGTCGCCGCCTCCCGGGGCCTGAAGGTGCCCGTCGTCAGCAGCGCCCCCGGCTACGCGCCGCAGCTGATGAAGACACCGGCCGCGCCGGCCCTCGCCGCCCTGCTCCACGTGGTCAGCGCGGCCCCCGCGGTCAGTTCCGAGCTGCCCGGCGTGCGCGACATGGTCGCCGCCTACCAGAAGAAGTACCGGGGCTCCCTGCTCGACGCCGGTGTGCTGTCCGGCTACAACGCCGCCCGCATCATGGGCGACGACCTGAAGAAGGCCTGCGAGAAGGGCAGTCTGGCCCGCGAGGACGTCGTCGCGGCGCACCGCGCGCAGTCCGCCGTCGACGTCGGCCTCGGCACCGCGCAGAACTTCTCCGACAAGGCCCGGCCCGCCAGCACCGAGACCTATGTGCTCAAGCCCGACGCCAAGGCGGTCGGCGCCGTCGTGAACGAGGAGGACGCGCACACCGCGCCCGGGGTGAAGGAGTACCTGGAGTCCCGAGGCTGA
- a CDS encoding adenosylcobinamide amidohydrolase, giving the protein MTAVVPPSRPAPAPPMVEQVTRTEDGESLNALLWRAGEGWRMVSNAVLGGGIGDRAWVLNAQVAHGYRRTDPDRHLADLARDAGAHGPGVGLMTAADVRAHGSGQDEGVTAIATAGLGVRGWAASWTEPAMTAVRPGTVNIVVAVPVALTDAALVNTVMTATEAKVQALVDVGLDCSGTPTDAVCVAVRRPVPGEETHAFGGPRSLWGARVARAVHQAVTAAARS; this is encoded by the coding sequence GTGACCGCCGTCGTCCCTCCGTCCCGCCCCGCACCCGCGCCGCCGATGGTGGAGCAGGTGACCCGCACGGAGGACGGCGAGAGTCTGAACGCCCTCCTGTGGCGGGCCGGGGAGGGCTGGCGGATGGTCAGCAACGCCGTGCTGGGCGGCGGGATCGGCGACCGCGCCTGGGTCCTCAACGCCCAGGTCGCCCACGGCTACCGGCGCACCGACCCCGACCGGCACCTCGCGGACCTGGCCCGGGACGCCGGCGCGCACGGGCCGGGCGTCGGGCTGATGACGGCCGCGGACGTCCGGGCTCACGGCAGCGGGCAGGACGAAGGGGTGACCGCGATCGCCACCGCGGGGCTCGGCGTACGGGGCTGGGCGGCGTCCTGGACCGAGCCCGCCATGACGGCCGTCCGGCCCGGGACCGTGAACATCGTGGTCGCGGTGCCCGTGGCCCTGACCGACGCGGCCCTGGTCAACACCGTCATGACCGCGACCGAGGCCAAGGTGCAGGCACTGGTCGACGTCGGTCTCGACTGCTCGGGGACCCCGACGGACGCCGTGTGCGTCGCCGTACGCCGACCGGTCCCGGGCGAGGAGACACACGCGTTCGGCGGCCCGCGCTCGCTGTGGGGAGCCCGCGTGGCCCGCGCCGTCCACCAGGCCGTCACTGCGGCAGCACGCAGCTAG
- a CDS encoding AI-2E family transporter, with protein MEMATPPDPSPPPPGRPGGVDAGVPGWLRTAAAYAWRIIAVAIVVRAAFSVLGQFHRIAVAVFLGLVLTTVLRPATGLLARRMPRPLAVAASLVGALALVIGALVLVGETVADQRKGLQSEFEKGIDRIEDQLEGPPFRLPADTFSDVQSRIGRLLSEHRSTVISEAVSGASRLVEVLTVLALALFCAVFFTHSGDRQWQWICAQLPASAQRPVSVAGRAAWRTFTGYTHGILLVAGTNAVLVGVALLALRVPLAVPLALLEFAAAFIPLIGSPIALAVAAVVALAAKGPMTALIVVALIVVIGQIEGHVLHPLVLSWAVSLHPVVVALAVVGGAIAAGFIGAVVAVPFVAVLWSVQQALRGMKN; from the coding sequence ATGGAGATGGCCACTCCCCCCGATCCGTCTCCCCCGCCCCCCGGTCGCCCGGGCGGCGTGGACGCCGGTGTGCCGGGCTGGCTGCGGACGGCGGCCGCCTACGCGTGGCGGATCATCGCCGTCGCGATCGTCGTACGGGCCGCCTTCTCGGTGCTCGGGCAGTTCCACCGGATCGCGGTCGCCGTCTTCCTGGGTCTGGTCCTCACCACCGTGCTGCGCCCCGCCACCGGGCTGCTCGCCCGCCGGATGCCCCGTCCGCTCGCGGTGGCGGCGTCCCTCGTCGGCGCTCTCGCGCTCGTCATCGGGGCGCTGGTGCTGGTCGGCGAGACGGTGGCCGATCAGCGCAAGGGTCTGCAGAGCGAGTTCGAGAAGGGGATCGACCGGATCGAGGACCAGTTGGAGGGGCCGCCGTTCCGGCTGCCCGCGGACACCTTCAGCGATGTCCAGTCACGGATCGGCCGACTGCTCTCCGAGCACCGCTCCACGGTCATCAGCGAGGCGGTGAGCGGCGCGAGCCGGCTGGTGGAGGTCCTCACCGTGCTGGCGCTGGCGCTGTTCTGCGCCGTGTTCTTCACGCATTCGGGCGACCGGCAGTGGCAGTGGATCTGCGCCCAGCTGCCCGCCTCGGCGCAACGGCCGGTCTCGGTGGCCGGCCGGGCCGCCTGGCGGACGTTCACCGGGTACACCCACGGCATCCTGCTGGTCGCGGGCACCAACGCCGTGCTCGTCGGCGTCGCCCTGCTCGCGCTGCGCGTGCCGCTCGCCGTGCCCCTGGCACTGCTGGAGTTCGCGGCCGCCTTCATCCCGCTGATCGGCTCGCCCATCGCGCTGGCCGTCGCGGCGGTCGTGGCGCTGGCGGCGAAGGGGCCGATGACCGCGCTGATCGTGGTCGCCCTGATCGTCGTCATCGGGCAGATCGAGGGGCACGTCCTGCATCCCCTGGTCTTGAGCTGGGCGGTCAGTCTGCACCCGGTGGTCGTAGCGCTCGCCGTCGTGGGCGGGGCGATCGCGGCCGGGTTCATCGGCGCGGTCGTGGCCGTGCCGTTCGTGGCCGTCCTGTGGTCGGTCCAGCAGGCGTTGCGCGGCATGAAGAACTAG